One Phoenix dactylifera cultivar Barhee BC4 chromosome 14, palm_55x_up_171113_PBpolish2nd_filt_p, whole genome shotgun sequence DNA window includes the following coding sequences:
- the LOC103714571 gene encoding uncharacterized CRM domain-containing protein At3g25440, chloroplastic codes for MGGRFVLLQGLKRSPLSRFLHSFSPIPTPPPPLPLRFGLLLPSFKSFDSFDPYRRSWASRSVSYGSVNLVLSDGKPRFETHEIEPPRKERYRTKKRLKLQRKREKRKRREANKKDPRRIRPKGKKKTGKFATAEARIKYKIEKAKIKEALLIEKLKKYEVPKVQGPMTKPEDLTGEERFYVKKMAQKKSNYVPVGRRGVFGGVILNMHLHWKKHETVKVVCKPCKPGQVHEYAKEIARLSGGIPIQIINNNTIVFYRGKNYVQPEVMSPIDTLSKKKALEKSKYEQSLETVRRFIAISEKELELYYRHVALYGDPNSRNSDLVYGDDGQGHLKVEAGISTLTKEESVCSTSDDNLHKDLSNTEVDPDDTFEVDSSDSENDDIIAAISCSEVDSDDILESDSHDEIFTGPEIDSEGEEVSETETDSEDEEKYSGYQHTQPEKSVHHSIKKREICSS; via the exons ATGGGAGGCCGCTTCGTCTTGCTTCAGGGACTCAAAAGATCCCCGCTTTCTCGCTTCCTCCATTCCTTCTCGCCAATCCCAACTCCCCCTCCTCCACTCCCTCTCAG GTTTGGCCTTCTTCTACCCTCCTTTAAAAGCTTTGATTCTTTCGATCCATATCGCCGTTCATGGGCTTCGAGGAGTGTGAGCTACGGCTCGGTAAACCTCGTCCTGTCGGACGGGAAGCCGAGGTTCGAGACTCACGAGATAGAGCCACCAAGGAAGGAGAGGTATCGGACCAAGAAGCGGCTTAAGCTCCAGAGGAAGCGGGAGAAGCGGAAGCGGAGGGAGGCCAACAAGAAGGACCCTCGTAGGATCAGACccaagggaaagaagaagacggGAAAGTTTGCCACCGCCGAGGCAAGGATTAAATATAAGATTGAGAAG GCCAAAATTAAGGAAGCCTTACTGATTGAAAAGCTCAAGAAGTATGAAGTTCCCAAAGTTCAAGGACCAATGACCAAACCAGAAGACTTGACAGGCGAGGAACGCTTCTACGTCAAAAAGATGGCCCAGAAAAAGTCCAATTATGTACCAGTTGGAAGGCGAGGCGTTTTTGGAGGTGTAATTCTTAACATGCATTTGCATTGGAAAAAGCATGAAACAGTTAAGGTCGTCTGCAAGCCCTGTAAACCGGGCCAAGTTCATGAATATGCAAAAGAGATAGCTAGGCTGAGTGGTGGCATACCAATTCAAATTATTAACAATAATACAATTGTATTTTATCGGGGAAAGAATTATGTTCAGCCTGAAGTTATGTCACCTATTGATACACTGTCCAAGAAAAAA GCACTTGAAAAATCAAAGTATGAGCAATCACTTGAGACGGTGAGGCGCTTCATTGCAATATCCGAGAAGGAGCTTGAACTTTATTACCGACATGTTGCACTTTATGGTGATCCTAACTCAAGGAATTCAGATTTAGTGTATGGTGATGATGGGCAAGGCCACTTAAAAGTGGAGGCAGGGATATCTACCTTGACAAAGGAAGAAAGTGTCTGTTCAACTAGTGATGATAATTTGCATAAAGATCTCTCAAATACTGAAGTTGATCCTGATGATACTTTTGAAGTTGATTCTTCAGATTCAGAAAATGATGATATTATTGCAGCTATCTCATGTTCAGAAGTTGATTCTGATGATATCCTTGAAAGTGATTCCCATGATGAAATTTTCACAGGGCCTGAAATTGATTCAGAAGGTGAAGAAGTATCTGAAACAGAGACAGATTCAGAGGATGAAGAGAAATACTCGGGGTACCAACACACCCAGCCTGAGAAATCTGTTCATCATTCcatcaaaaaaagagaaatctgTTCATCATGA